A region of the Thioploca ingrica genome:
ATTTTGTGGATTAGTTATTTTGTCTATTAACTCATTTATCAAACTAAAGGGTAGCGTAATTCAAAATTAAGTGGTAACATGAGAACGGGTTTTCGCCCACAAACTAAACTTAATCAAAGGTATTAACTTCTTATTCCAAACTTAAAGCGATTTGATATTGAAGTGAATACAGAAACGTGATAGCAACTGATTATTTCATCAATTCTCAAGAGGAGATTTTCTATGTTTGGAGAACCTCATGATATCCCTCGTGAATTTCCAGAATACAGTGATTTAATTCGACACCTCCACGATAATGACTCAGAATTTCAACGGATGTATGTTGAATATCATGCCCTCGATCAAGAAATCCGTGATATTGAACAAAATGTTGAAACCGTCTCCGATTTTTACGCAGAAGATTTAAAAAAGAAGCGAGTATTCTTAAAAGATCAGCTTTATGACAAGCTCAGGCGACAGAAGGGTAATCACGCTTCTTCTTATAGCTAAATTATTTTACTTTACCTTTTTTATCCAACACCAAAAAATCGCCAAGTTAACAGGTGGGAAAAGCGATCCCACCTGGCAAACACTTCTAATAAAGTGAGCTCATTTTATTGAGACTGGAAAAAATTATTGTTATTACTTGGAGGAAGACTCGATGACAACCTCTTTCGCCATTCTTAAACCCTCACCCCACACCGTTTCTTTTCAGGTAAACGCAGTTGAACCCGCTAATGGGTTGCTAAAAGAAATAAAATATCAGCAAGCCGTTGAAACTCATCTGGGGAAGCACCTATAAAATTCCACTTTATGCCCAATATGACATTCCGGAAGTATGGCTACTTGATCTCCAAAAATACCAATTAGAAATTTACCGACAGCCGGAAGTGGATCATTATCGCTACATCCTCATTCCTAAACGAGATGAAACGGTTAACTTATTATTGCTACCCAACATAACGCTAGACCTAAAAGCCATGTGGTAATCCATTATTCAGTTATCCAGGATGTGATAAACTAACAATTAACTCTGAATCAATTGTTCAGAGAGTTACTTTATCTGACGTCATTAGATTTATCAGCGCATGGGTAAAACCAATAATTTTTAGGGTGGGTTTTGCTTCGCTCTATCTACCCGACACGCTATACTATACTCTACACCTAATTAAATAATTAAATTAGATAAAAGTGTCGCACATAGTTGTGATAACTGTTAACTGATAAAATGTGGGAAGTCAATAAATGGAATTAAGTAGTCTGACCCATTATGAACAAGCTATTTTAGTTTTATCTGCATTAGTATTATTCACTTCATTTGCTCTCTTGGCGCAATCACGTCTGTTAAGCCTTATTAATCTATTTGCTTGGCAAGGCGGGTTACTTGCTGCCACAACCGCGCTCGTTGCTTTGGTTTCTCAACAGTACCATTTATATATTTCTGCATTATTGACTTTGATATTAAAAGCAATAGCCATCCCCGGGATGTTACGTTCTCAAGTGCTTGATCTGAAATTGCATCGTGAAACCGAATCACTGACTCATCCAACTTTAGTTTTGTTAGGTGGTGTGGCTTTGGTTATTTTTTGTTATTACGTCACGTTACCAGTCGAATCCTTGTTCACTGTAGTCGTTACCCGTAATACAATTGCGGTAAGCCTTGCTAATGTTTTATTATCGATGTTGTTAATTATTTCTCGTCGGCAAGCGGTTAGTCAGGTCGTGGGTTTTATGGCGATGGAAAATGGTTTGTTTTTTGCTGCGGTGGTATCTACTTATGGAATGCCAATGGTCGTTGAATTAGGCATTGCTTTTGATGTGTTAGTGGCAGCAGTATTATTTGGGGTCTTTTTCTTTCATATTCGGGAAAATATTGATTCATTAAATGTCGATCAAATGAATCGTTTAAGTGAGGTTGACAAATGAATATGGCTCTGTTTGACTATTTTGCGATTGACCTCATTTTCATTACCCCGCTGTTTGGTATTTACCTTTTTGCCGTATTTGGTGATTGGCGTGGCGCCGGTGGGCTTAACATCATTTTGACGGGAAGCCTATTTCTCAACTCGCTCTGGTTAGCTTGGGACTTAGGGAATAATCAGGGCACCTTAATTGTAGCCCATAAATGGTTCTATATTGATAGTTTCAATATCTATTTGATTATTTTGACTACCTTCATTGGCATGACGACGGCTATTTTTTCGCGTCCTTATATGCTAAGAGAAGTTGATCATGGCCGGCTTGGTATGCGAAGAATGCGACTTTACTATTCTCTCTATCAGGGGTTTATCTTTGCCATGTTATTAGCTTTGATGAGTAACAATTTGGGATTACTTTGGGTAGCGATGGAAGCAGCAACTCTAGCTACCGTGTTACTGGTCAGTCTTTATCGAACTCCAGAAGCCATTGAAGCCGCTTGGAAGTATTTCATTTTATGTGGTGTTGGTATTGCACAAGCGTTGTTTGGTACCGTATTACTTTACTTTGCGGCTGGACAAGCGCTTCCGGATCATCACAGTGAAGCGCTATTGTGGAGTGTTTTATATGAACATGCTGATAAATTAGAACCCACCGTGGTGAGTATTGCTTTTGTTTTTATCTTAGTGGGTTATGGCACTAAAGTGGGTTTAGTTCCGCTTCATAACTGGTTACCGGATGCGCATTCCGAAGGGCCAACACCGATGTCAGTGATGCTTTCTGGGTTATTACTTAACGTCGGATTATACGCTTTGGTCAGAATCAAAACGTTAGTCGATAGTTCATTAAAAACGGAGTTAGCCGGCTATTTGATGATGGGATTTGGTCTCGTTTCCTTTTTAGTCGCCGCCTTCTTTTTACATCGGCAACGAGATATCAAACGCCTTTATAGCTATTCTTCCATTGAACATATGGGTTTAATGACCTTTGCCTTTGGTTTAGGAACACCACTCGCCACCTTTGCGGCTTTATTGCATATGGGAGTCCATTCTTTAAGTAAATCAGCACTCTTTATGACCGTGGGTTATGCTGCGCAAACGACTAAAACTCAAACCATCGATAAAATGAGAGGATTATTACGCACTCAACCAACGGTTGGATGGGGACTCTTGATAGGAACGCTAGCGATTGCCGGTTTTCCGCCTTTTGGGCTATTTGTCAGTGAATTTTTATTACTGATCGCTACCATGAAATCATGGCCGTGGCTCACTTTGCTGTTATTACTGGGTTTGGTGATTGCCTTTGCTGGGTTATTCAGACACATACAATGTATTGTTTATAGCGAACCACCCGAGGGACAAACCGCTGTGCCGGCCAATATGTGGATAGTGATGATACAACTCCTGTTGGTATTGGGAGTTGGTTTGGCTATGCCACCCTTATTGGTCAACTGGTTTGAGCAAGCGACCCAATTTATTACTGGAAGTACCGTGGGGAGTATTATACCATGAGCCGATTTGATTGGTTGTCAGAACTCATTGCCCGGTTTCAAGATGAACATATTCTGGTTTATAAAGGTTCACGCAGCTTATTAGCACCCGCTCATGTTTTACATACTGATAAAGAGGATTGGGGATCAGCAGCAGCACAAGCCGCACGTTATGGCTGTCGCTGGTGTGCATTGTGGGCGGAAGAAATTTCTCCTCACTCAGAAAACGCATCAGCAGGGTTATTTATTATTAATGGGTGTTATGAAAAAGAAGGGGATCATTTAGTATTGCGAACTCGAATTCCTTACCATACCCCCCAACTGGCTTCCATAACACCGAGTTATCCGGCGGCTAATCGCTCGGAGCGGCATATCCAAGACTTATTCGGGATCTCGTTCACTAATCATCCGGATAAACGCCGCTGGATTCGCCATCAAGCTTGGTCAGAAAATGATTACCCCTTGCGTAAATCCTTTCCGCTTCACGGCGTTAATTCAACCACTTTGACTCAACCGCAAACTCATCAAGTTTCCCTGACTGCGCCGGATAGTGGTTATCCCTTTTTAACCGCTACCGGGGTTGGCGTTTATGAAATTCCGGTGGGACCGGTACATGCGGGTATTATCGAACCCGGACATTTTCGCTTTCAAGCCGTTGGTGAAACCGTCCTCAACCTAGAAGAACACTTAGGTTATGTCCATAAAGGCATAGAAAAGTTAGCCGAAGGTCGTGACGCTGATGGGCTAGCTCGGTTAGCGGGACGCGTTTCCGGTGATACCACCGTTGGGCATACTTGGGCCGCTTGTATGGCCATGGAACGCGCGGCTCAGCTAAAAATCCCACCCCGAGCGATCATGTTACGTGCTATCATGGCAGAACGTGAGCGAGTGGCGAATCATCTTGGCGATATTGGTGCGATTTGTAATGATGTCGGGTTTACTTTTGCCTATTACCAATTCAGTCGGTTACGAGAATTATGGCAACGCTTAAATCAACAGAGTTTCGGACATCGGTTCATGATGGATTGTATTATTCCTGGCGGGGTTAAAGTGGATCTCGAGCCCACTCAGATTGCAGCTCAGCTTGAACAAGTGTATCATTTCCATATAGAAATACATGAATTAGAAGAGATTTTAGAACGTCATACGGGTCTTGAAGATCGTTTAGCTACCACGGGCATTTTAACGCCAGCTCAAGCTGATCAATTAGGCTGCTTAGGCTATGTCGGACGTGCCAGTGGTTTACAATATGATGTCCGCTGTGATGCCGCTTATGCACCTTACGAACAATTTCAATTTGAAGTGCCGGTCTTATCAGCCGGTGATGTTGAAGCACGGATGCAAGTGCGGATAGCAGAAGTCCATGTTTCCTTACACATGCTTTATCAGATGCTAAACCAATTACCCAGCGGCGATCTCAATACACCTTGGCAAATCCCTAAAGCCTCCGCAGAAGGACTCGGTTTAGTAGAAGGCTGGCGGGGTGAAATTTTGGTTCATGTCCGTTTCGGTGCCGATGGCAAGATAAGCCGGTATTATCCACGTGATCCAAGTTGGTTAAATTGGCCGGCATTGGAGTTATTGATTCGGGATAACATTGTCCCGGATTTTCCGGTCTGTAATAAATCGATTAATGGTTCTTATTCGGGACACGATTTATAAAATTTAACGGAATAGTATTCTGGAATATTTTACTCAAACCAAGAGGGATAAAGCGATGAAAAATTTACTATTTCAATTTAAATTTTCGCTGTTAACACAGCGTCACTGGTTCGTTTCCTTAGCCAGAAGTTGCGGGTTGATTGCTTTAATAATGATAGCTTTGCCAGTTTATAGTGCACAGTGGATTAAAAGTTCTAATCACAAATGTGATTACAATGAGCCAGTTAAAGCAGGAAGTTTAGTTTGCCTATGTTTAAAAATAACGGAGAGCGAACTACCAAAAGAATTAGCGGACAGTAACACACCTATCCGTTATAAATGGTTTCAGTATATTGGTACGAAACCTTATTTTGAAGAAAATCAAAAACCATCCAAAGAAAAACTTAATGAACAATCTTGGCAATTATGTAAAGAGAAAGATAATATCCAAATCGGTCTATGGCAAATAGATGCCGTTTACGAAAATAACGAACCGGTAAAGTGTGGTAACCAAGATTGTCATTATAGTATTCGCGTCGAGTAATTTATTTACATCGGTTATAAATAACAATATCTATAAAATAGTTTAACCGGTTAGGAGTATAGTTTATCTTATAATAAATATTATTTAACCGGTTAAGAATATCGTTTAACTTATTAAGTTATCGATTAACTGAATACTAGGAATTGATAACTGATAGTGAATGATTGAGGATAAAGTCAATGGATACACCCATTAAGTCAGTGGAAACACCAATCAAACCAAGCCCTAAAAACGATTCTAAAAACAGTAGTACCCAACCGACTGAATATATTTATGAAGCCGAACTGTTATTAGCCTACGTGGCACAAAATGGTTTAGAAATTGATGATGCTATCGTTGCAGTTATTGTCAATTCTAAATATTGGCTAGAACAAGACGAATGGACTCCGGAGCGAGAAATTCAATTTTGGCTAGCTTTTAATACCATCGCTAAGCTGGTTTCACCGGTATCAGTGGCGAGCCTAAAAGCAACCAGTTCTACTGTTGCAGAAAGCAGCATACTTAGAGATCCGCGCAAAAGATTCAGTTTCTATTTGTCCCCCAAAGGCAGTACTTTTGCTAAACAATCAGTTAGTCTTTATCAAAAAAGTACTGTTTGGGTTTTGTTAGTACTGCTTTTAACCCATAGTTATTGGTTATTACAATCGATGTTTATTGCACCCATTTTGGAATTGAAACAACAAATAGAAACAACAAAAGAACAACTAACCTTAGCAAGGCAAAATCCGGCTATAACCCAGGATACCGGTAAGGATCCGCGAATTAAAGATCTGGAATCTAAAATTAAGGAGTATGACGATCTTTCTCAAGTTTATTCTAAAATGATAAGAACATGTAACCCTTTATTAAGTTTATTTGTAGCTTGTTCTATGTCACCAGAAGAATCTGCTGTAAAAGAAAAACTTCAAAATAAATCAAATAAACCAACAACCCCGGAAATTAAACCAATAACCCCGGAAACTAAACCAATAACCCCGGAAACTAAACCAACAACCCCGGAAATTAAACCAACAACCCCGGAAACTAAACTATCAACCCCGGAAACTAAACCAGCAACACTAGAAAATAAATCAGCAACACCTGAACCAGAATTAGTATTGGGACAAGAAGCATTACTACAACAGAAAAAATTTATTTTAACTAATTTACAACTATTTGTATTACCTTTGCTTTACGGTCTACTCGGTGCTTTAGTCTATGTGCTTCGTACCCTCACGATTGAAATTAAAAATTTAACCTATACCAGAGAATCTAACATCAGCTACCACTTGCGTATTCAATTGGGTGCCTTAGCCGGTTTGGCGATTGGTTGGTTTACTGGTCCGAATGCTTCTTTTTCTTTAGATGCCTTATCTTCAGAAACGTTATCGACTTTAGGGGGGGTATCTGCGCAAACACTTTCCCCCATGGCATTAGCTTTTTTAGCCGGATATAGTGTTGATGTGCTATTTGCTTTGATGGATAGGATTATTTATGCGTTCTCAAGCAAGGAAATTACTTCTCCTAATGTTTTTAAACCCAGCTTAGCAACTAATAAATCGGCTACTGATAAATAAACCGATCAGGTTTTTTTAGAAAAGTCACTCCTTTTTTAGCACTACCTGGTTATAAAATTAAGGGGGATTAAAATGAATAAATTAATTTATAATCTCGCCTGACACACGCTGTAGTGAATTGCTCATCATGGCTCTTTAACGATTACCAGTTCGCTAAAGCAACCATTGGAATGCAAGCCTTGCTTGCCGGTTCAAACCAGCCTAGCTTGCACTCCAACCATTAACTGAATGGCATTAACCTATGGACCATCTTTAATTAAGAAGGGTTAGGTGGTTGTGGAAGGTGAGTTATAATATTTTATATGGATATAAATCGTTATCTCGGTATCTATCTATCGTCTGATGATAAAATAAATAAAGTGTATAGAGTATACTTTCTCAGCCTGAAAGACTTGCCTAAGTCAGCGTTATTGTTTGCAACCCGAAACAGGTCTATATCACATGCCTCATATTGAAGGTATTCGTATCCAAAATTATCGATCACTCAAAGATATTACTTTAGGCAAAACTTCTAAAAATTGGAATGCTGAGCCATTACCACAATTAATTACTATTATTGGTTCCAATGGTTGTGGTAAATCGACTTTGATAGATGCTTTAGCGTTTTTGGGTGATTGTTTAGCTGAAGGCGTTAAATCAGCTTGTGATAAGCCACATCGAGGTGGTATTGAACGCTTACTCACGCGTGGGCAAGACCATTTAATTCAATTTGAAATTTATTATCGTCACAATGATAGTTCTACTTGTCGAGGTTATTATTTATGTATCGGCAAAGATAAAACTGATCAACCTTATATCGTTCATGAATACTTGGGAGAAACCATAAAGTACATAGAAACCAATGCCTTTTATTTATCTTTAAAAAAAGGTCATGGTGATGTCAAAATGGGTACTGATCGAATCGATGTTAGCCTCACTGACCCCCAACGTTTAGGTATTTCTACCTTTGGCAATCTAGCCAACTATCCTCATATTGTAGCCTTTCGTGAATTCTTAGAAAGCTGGTATCTATCCTCTTTGGTACCCATCTTAGGACACCAAATAACCATGATAGGTGCACACAAACATCTCACTCGCAATGGTGATAATTTGGCTAATTATGCTCAATATTTAAGTCACTATTATCCCAGTCGATTTGAAAAAGTATTACAAGATATTGCCCAATGTATCCCGGGTATTGATAAAATTATTCTTAAAATAACAGAAGATAACCAATTATTATTACAATTTATTGACAATCGTTATATTACTCCATTTTATGCCCAAGATATTTCCGATGGAATTCTAAAATTTTTCGCTTATTTATTACTGTTGCAAGATCCGGAACCAGCCGCATTAATTGGTATTGAAGAACTTGAAAATGGATTACATCATCATTTAGTGGAATCATTAGCCTTAGAAATGAAACAAGTTACCCGATATCTTTATGGTCCACAAATTCTCTTAACAACTCATGCACCTCATTTAGTCGATATCTTAACGCCTGAAGAGGTTTGGATTATGAAAAAAAATGATCACGGTTTTAGTACGATTGAAAGGGCAGTCGATATTCAAATGATGAAAGAATTATCCGCTAAAAAAAAGAATTTTTGGTATACCTACTATGTGAAGCAGGGTCTGTAGAAAGAAAATGGTTTCAGTCATCATCACGAATTAACTTTATTAGGCACTTAATCCGGATAAAAGCAATAATGATATAATTAAAAATTATTTAAAGATAAGGGGTTATTGATTGTAGTCGGTTTGCAAAATAATGGGTTGAATCAAATCTTTTTATAGTAGACAATTAAAGTGATATTGGCGTGCTATTTAAAAAATAGCGGATAACAATCTAGTATTTTAACCCTATCATTGACTTAGCTATTCTCCATTCAAGGGGAAAAAGGGTAAAATTTCTAAAAAATATTTATTTAAACTATAATAAATATTAAGATAGGATGAGTTTACTGTAACCGTTAAAAAATCACCACCGCTTCTAAACCAATTCGCTCCTGGCCAATCCTTTTTTAGCGGAAAATTTTTATAAGAAATTAATTTTAAATATGAAAATGACTTCAAAATTCATGCTGAAAAAAACTTGCTTTAATAAACTCAACCGAAGTATTAGCATCCTATTTGCTAAGCGGGTACCTTATCAGTATTATTCTGAAAATGATATTTTTATCGCTGTGCTCTAAACAAAGCTTGTTCTTCTAATCCTGAGTTTTTAAGGTTTAAACGTTATGTTAAACTACAAAAGGTTACAACTCATTATCATGATGAGTTCAAGCGGTGCATAACCACGAAAAAGTAAAAAATTAAGAATGATTGTACTGGAAAACGAATGCTGGTTTTATGAAAATAACTAAAGCGAGTCACAAGAGGATATTTGAGCATGGCACCGCGTAGCAAAATTTTGATTGTCGATGATGAACTCACCATGCGTCGACAACTGTCGTCTATGTTAGCGACGGAAGATTATGATATGACGTTATTAGCCAGTGGTACCGAATTGCTGGAAAAATTGCCCGAAATCATGCCCGATTTGATTATCCTGGATTTGATGTTGCCTGAGTTAGATGGTTTTGAACTCTGTCGTCGTCTCAAATCCAATAACCAGTTTCAACATATTCCGATTGTATTGGTGACAGTATTAGATGCTAAAACAGCACTACCTCAGGGTGTTGTTGCGGGTGCAGATGATTTTTTGCAAAAGCCAGTAAGTAAAGTGGAATTACGTGCTCGAGTACGTTCGATGCTGCGGATTAAACGGCAATATGATGAATTAGAAGCCACTTTAAAGATGCGTGAAGAATTATCCAATATGATTGTACATGATATGTCCAGTCCGATTGTGTCAGTGTTACTTCATGCGACTTTAATGGAAAATAAAATCACTGAACCCGAGTTGCTTGAACATCTCAAAATGATTCGAATGGCAGCAGATCGCTTGGATTCATTTACAAATGATATGTTAATGTTAGCCAAGATGGAACAAAGCAAGTTGCGTTTGAATCTCACCCCGGTAGACATTAATCAATTAATTTTAGATGCCGAAAAGCATTTCAGTGTAATTGCTAATTATAAAGGAATTCACCTAAAATTATTACTACCCACTGCACCACTCACTATTTCAATTGATAGTAATTTATTTCGCCGCGTTATTGCCAATTTATTAGCGAATGCGTTGCAATACTCTCCTAGCGATACCACCGTAACCGTGAGTTTAGTGGCAGTAACAAAACTAGATGGTAAACCACACTTTTGCATGCAAGTTATCGATCAAGGTTCTGGCATTCCCGCAGAATATCGCCTACGTGTATTTGAGAAATTTGAAGTAATTGATTTGAAAAAGAAAGGCATAGCACAAATTGGTTTGGGCTTAACCTTTTGTAAAATGGCAGTGGATGCTCATGGCGGTAAGATTTATGTCGAATCTAATCAGCCACAAGGCTCTATATTTGTGGTCGAAATTTAAGCTCAAGTGAACCACTCAATTATTCAACGGCTTGCATTCCTAACCGACTGAGTAAATGGCGATCTTGATCGATAGGTAAATTGTCAGTCGTTAATAATTTTTCTCCATAAAAAATAGCGTTAGCACCCGCAAAGAAACATAAGGCTTGTAATTCATCACTCATGGTGGCTCGCCCAGCTGATAAACGCACTACCGAAGTTGGCATTAAAATCCGAGCAACGGCGATACAACGTACCCTATCAAACGGATCGATTGGTGGTGCTTGAGCGAGAGGAGTTCCAGCAACCGGTACGAGTTGATTAATCGGTACACTTTCAGGATGGTGTGGTAGATTCGCTAAAGTTTGTAACAGTGCGGCACGATCGGCTAAACTCTCTCCTAAGCCAATAATCCCACCACAACACACTTTCAAATCAGCGGCACGGACATGAGTTAATGTTTCTAAGCGTTCCTGATAAGGATGGGTGGTCACAATTTGCTCATAGTAAGCAGCAGAAGTGTCGAGATTATGATTGTAATAGTCTAAACCAGCCGCTTTTAATTGTTGTGCTTGGAGGGCAGTTAACCTCCCTAAAGTCATACAAGTTTCTAAGTTCAGCGCTTTAACCGCCTTAACGATGGCTAATAATTGCGGAAATTCTTGCAACTGCGGATTTCGCCCAGCGGCTCCCATACAAAAACGGGTTGCTCCATTGGTTTTAGCTTGACGTGCTGCTGCTACGACAGTTTCAACTGCCATTAACGGTTGAGGTTTAATGCCCGTATTAAAATGTCCACTTTGGGGGCAATACGCACAGTCCTCTGCACAAGCACCGGTTTTGATATTAAGTAAGGTACTTAGTTGAACTT
Encoded here:
- a CDS encoding formate hydrogenlyase → MELSSLTHYEQAILVLSALVLFTSFALLAQSRLLSLINLFAWQGGLLAATTALVALVSQQYHLYISALLTLILKAIAIPGMLRSQVLDLKLHRETESLTHPTLVLLGGVALVIFCYYVTLPVESLFTVVVTRNTIAVSLANVLLSMLLIISRRQAVSQVVGFMAMENGLFFAAVVSTYGMPMVVELGIAFDVLVAAVLFGVFFFHIRENIDSLNVDQMNRLSEVDK
- a CDS encoding histidine kinase, yielding MAPRSKILIVDDELTMRRQLSSMLATEDYDMTLLASGTELLEKLPEIMPDLIILDLMLPELDGFELCRRLKSNNQFQHIPIVLVTVLDAKTALPQGVVAGADDFLQKPVSKVELRARVRSMLRIKRQYDELEATLKMREELSNMIVHDMSSPIVSVLLHATLMENKITEPELLEHLKMIRMAADRLDSFTNDMLMLAKMEQSKLRLNLTPVDINQLILDAEKHFSVIANYKGIHLKLLLPTAPLTISIDSNLFRRVIANLLANALQYSPSDTTVTVSLVAVTKLDGKPHFCMQVIDQGSGIPAEYRLRVFEKFEVIDLKKKGIAQIGLGLTFCKMAVDAHGGKIYVESNQPQGSIFVVEI
- a CDS encoding Ni,Fe-hydrogenase III large subunit, with product MSRFDWLSELIARFQDEHILVYKGSRSLLAPAHVLHTDKEDWGSAAAQAARYGCRWCALWAEEISPHSENASAGLFIINGCYEKEGDHLVLRTRIPYHTPQLASITPSYPAANRSERHIQDLFGISFTNHPDKRRWIRHQAWSENDYPLRKSFPLHGVNSTTLTQPQTHQVSLTAPDSGYPFLTATGVGVYEIPVGPVHAGIIEPGHFRFQAVGETVLNLEEHLGYVHKGIEKLAEGRDADGLARLAGRVSGDTTVGHTWAACMAMERAAQLKIPPRAIMLRAIMAERERVANHLGDIGAICNDVGFTFAYYQFSRLRELWQRLNQQSFGHRFMMDCIIPGGVKVDLEPTQIAAQLEQVYHFHIEIHELEEILERHTGLEDRLATTGILTPAQADQLGCLGYVGRASGLQYDVRCDAAYAPYEQFQFEVPVLSAGDVEARMQVRIAEVHVSLHMLYQMLNQLPSGDLNTPWQIPKASAEGLGLVEGWRGEILVHVRFGADGKISRYYPRDPSWLNWPALELLIRDNIVPDFPVCNKSINGSYSGHDL
- a CDS encoding oxidoreductase; the protein is MNMALFDYFAIDLIFITPLFGIYLFAVFGDWRGAGGLNIILTGSLFLNSLWLAWDLGNNQGTLIVAHKWFYIDSFNIYLIILTTFIGMTTAIFSRPYMLREVDHGRLGMRRMRLYYSLYQGFIFAMLLALMSNNLGLLWVAMEAATLATVLLVSLYRTPEAIEAAWKYFILCGVGIAQALFGTVLLYFAAGQALPDHHSEALLWSVLYEHADKLEPTVVSIAFVFILVGYGTKVGLVPLHNWLPDAHSEGPTPMSVMLSGLLLNVGLYALVRIKTLVDSSLKTELAGYLMMGFGLVSFLVAAFFLHRQRDIKRLYSYSSIEHMGLMTFAFGLGTPLATFAALLHMGVHSLSKSALFMTVGYAAQTTKTQTIDKMRGLLRTQPTVGWGLLIGTLAIAGFPPFGLFVSEFLLLIATMKSWPWLTLLLLLGLVIAFAGLFRHIQCIVYSEPPEGQTAVPANMWIVMIQLLLVLGVGLAMPPLLVNWFEQATQFITGSTVGSIIP
- a CDS encoding ATPase encodes the protein MPHIEGIRIQNYRSLKDITLGKTSKNWNAEPLPQLITIIGSNGCGKSTLIDALAFLGDCLAEGVKSACDKPHRGGIERLLTRGQDHLIQFEIYYRHNDSSTCRGYYLCIGKDKTDQPYIVHEYLGETIKYIETNAFYLSLKKGHGDVKMGTDRIDVSLTDPQRLGISTFGNLANYPHIVAFREFLESWYLSSLVPILGHQITMIGAHKHLTRNGDNLANYAQYLSHYYPSRFEKVLQDIAQCIPGIDKIILKITEDNQLLLQFIDNRYITPFYAQDISDGILKFFAYLLLLQDPEPAALIGIEELENGLHHHLVESLALEMKQVTRYLYGPQILLTTHAPHLVDILTPEEVWIMKKNDHGFSTIERAVDIQMMKELSAKKKNFWYTYYVKQGL
- a CDS encoding biotin synthetase, translating into MFKTSAWLEPTPIRHDWLLEEVIELFNTAWSDLLFRAQWTHRTYFNPNQVQLSTLLNIKTGACAEDCAYCPQSGHFNTGIKPQPLMAVETVVAAARQAKTNGATRFCMGAAGRNPQLQEFPQLLAIVKAVKALNLETCMTLGRLTALQAQQLKAAGLDYYNHNLDTSAAYYEQIVTTHPYQERLETLTHVRAADLKVCCGGIIGLGESLADRAALLQTLANLPHHPESVPINQLVPVAGTPLAQAPPIDPFDRVRCIAVARILMPTSVVRLSAGRATMSDELQALCFFAGANAIFYGEKLLTTDNLPIDQDRHLLSRLGMQAVE